From the genome of Chroicocephalus ridibundus chromosome 1, bChrRid1.1, whole genome shotgun sequence, one region includes:
- the MPST gene encoding 3-mercaptopyruvate sulfurtransferase — MSQQLLYRALVSAKWLSEAIKSQQPGLALKVVDASWYLPKMKRDPKREFEERHIPGAVFFDIDQCSDRTSPYDHMLPRADDFAEYVGKLGVGNDSHVVVYDGSDQGLFSAPRVWWMFRAFGHEAVSLLDGGLKNWQREGNALSSGKSQVTPSEFHASLDKSLVKTYEDVLDNLDSHRFQLVDARAAGRFRGVEPEPRDGIEPGHVPGSMNIPFTDFLTESGLEKTPEQIRSLFQEKKVDLLKPLVATCGSGVTACHVALGAYLCGKPDVAVYDGAWVEWYMRAQPENIISEGKGKTV, encoded by the exons ATGTCGCAACAACTCCTCTACCGTGCTCTGGTGTCTGCGAAATGGCTTTCAGAAGCCATCAAATCCCAGCAACCTGGTCTGGCCTTGAAAGTCGTGGATGCATCCTGGTACTTGCCAAAGATGAAGCGTGACCCAAAGCGGGAGTTTGAGGAGCGCCATATCCCGGGCGCAGTTTTCTTCGACATCGACCAGTGCAGTGACCGCACTTCACCTTACGATCacatgctgcccagggctgaTGACTTTGCTGAGTATGTGGGAAAGCTGGGTGTGGGGAATGATTCCCATGTTGTTGTATATGATGGCAGCGATCAAGGTCTCTTCTCAGCCCCCCGGGTGTGGTGGATGTTCCGGGCCTTTGGACATGAAGCCGTCTCCCTTCTGGATGGCGGCTTGAAGAACTGGCAGCGAGAGGGGAATGCACTGAGCTCTGGGAAAAGCCAGGTCACTCCCTCCGAGTTCCATGCCTCCTTGGACAAGTCCTTGGTGAAAACGTATGAGGATGTCTTAGATAACTTGGATTCCCACCGCTTCCAACTAGTGGATGCACGTGCTGCAGGACGGTTCCGGGGAGTAGAGCCAGAGCCCCGAGATG GAATTGAGCCTGGTCATGTCCCTGGGTCGATGAACATCCCCTTCACTGATTTCCTCACAGAGTCTGGCTTAGAGAAGACCCCTGAGCAGATCCGCAGTTTGTTCCAGGAGAAGAAGGTGGACCTGTTAAAGCCCTTGGTAGCCACATGTGGCTCTGGAGTCACTGCCTGCCATGTGGCTCTGGGGGCATACCTCTGTGGCAAACCAGATGTTGCTGTGTACGATGGGGCCTGGGTGGAATGGTACATGCGGGCACAgcctgaaaatattatttctgagggaaaggggaagacagTGTAA
- the KCTD17 gene encoding BTB/POZ domain-containing protein KCTD17 isoform X2, with protein MRMEGGEEMQGAVGLRCTWDTPPSAGTQAKWVRLNVGGTVFLTTRQTLCREQKSFLCRLCQGEELQSDRDETGAYLIDRDPTYFGPILNFLRHGKLVLDKDMAEEGVLEEAEFYNIGPLIRIIKDRLEEKDYPVTQVPPKHVYRVLQCQEEELTQMVSTMSDGWRFEQLVNIGSSYNYGNEDQTEFLCVVSKELYNSPNGLSCEASHKAKSTEEDLEEEEQEVEEEAEAEAEAEEKGAANP; from the exons atgaggatggagggcGGGGAGGAGATGCAGGGTGCCGTGGGGCTACGCTGCACCTGGGACACCCCACCATCCGCTGGCACCCAGGCCAAGTGGGTGAGGCTCAACGTGGGGGGCACCGTCTTCCTCACCACCAGGCAGACCCTGTGCCGGGAGCAGAAATCTTTCCTGTGTCGCTTGTGCCAGGGCGAGGAGCTGCAGTCGGACCGG GATGAGACTGGTGCATACCTAATAGACCGGGACCCCACTTACTTTGGACCCATCCTGAATTTCCTCCGTCATGGGAAGCTGGTGCTGGATAAAGATATGGCTGAAGAGG GGGTCCTGGAAGAAGCCGAGTTCTATAACATTGGTCCTTTAATCCGAATAATCAAGGATCGACTGGAGGAGAAGGACTACCCAGTAACTCAG GTGCCTCCTAAGCATGTCTACCGCGTGCTACAGTGCCAGGAAGAAGAGCTCACTCAGATGGTTTCCACTATGTCGGATGGATGGCGCTTTGAGCAG CTTGTAAACATTGGCTCATCCTATAACTATGGGAATGAGGATCAGACAGAGTTCCTGTGCGTGGTCTCTAAAGAGTTGTACAACTCCCCCAATGGCCTGAGCTGTGAGGCCAGCCACAAAGCCAAG AGCACAGAGGAGGacctggaggaggaagagcaggaggtggaggaggaggcagaggcagaagcagaagcagaggagaaaggtgcAGCAAATCCTTga
- the KCTD17 gene encoding BTB/POZ domain-containing protein KCTD17 isoform X3, with amino-acid sequence MRMEGGEEMQGAVGLRCTWDTPPSAGTQAKWVRLNVGGTVFLTTRQTLCREQKSFLCRLCQGEELQSDRDETGAYLIDRDPTYFGPILNFLRHGKLVLDKDMAEEGVLEEAEFYNIGPLIRIIKDRLEEKDYPVTQVPPKHVYRVLQCQEEELTQMVSTMSDGWRFEQLVNIGSSYNYGNEDQTEFLCVVSKELYNSPNGLSCEASHKAKCTAAPCPTATLPGPLHSSHAAVVFYKLTSEA; translated from the exons atgaggatggagggcGGGGAGGAGATGCAGGGTGCCGTGGGGCTACGCTGCACCTGGGACACCCCACCATCCGCTGGCACCCAGGCCAAGTGGGTGAGGCTCAACGTGGGGGGCACCGTCTTCCTCACCACCAGGCAGACCCTGTGCCGGGAGCAGAAATCTTTCCTGTGTCGCTTGTGCCAGGGCGAGGAGCTGCAGTCGGACCGG GATGAGACTGGTGCATACCTAATAGACCGGGACCCCACTTACTTTGGACCCATCCTGAATTTCCTCCGTCATGGGAAGCTGGTGCTGGATAAAGATATGGCTGAAGAGG GGGTCCTGGAAGAAGCCGAGTTCTATAACATTGGTCCTTTAATCCGAATAATCAAGGATCGACTGGAGGAGAAGGACTACCCAGTAACTCAG GTGCCTCCTAAGCATGTCTACCGCGTGCTACAGTGCCAGGAAGAAGAGCTCACTCAGATGGTTTCCACTATGTCGGATGGATGGCGCTTTGAGCAG CTTGTAAACATTGGCTCATCCTATAACTATGGGAATGAGGATCAGACAGAGTTCCTGTGCGTGGTCTCTAAAGAGTTGTACAACTCCCCCAATGGCCTGAGCTGTGAGGCCAGCCACAAAGCCAAG TGTACGGCAGCCCCTTGTCCCACAGCGACACTCCCCGGCCCCCTTCACTCTTCACACGCAGCCGTTGTTTTTTACAAACTCACCTCGGAGGCCTGA
- the KCTD17 gene encoding BTB/POZ domain-containing protein KCTD17 isoform X4 translates to MRMEGGEEMQGAVGLRCTWDTPPSAGTQAKWVRLNVGGTVFLTTRQTLCREQKSFLCRLCQGEELQSDRDETGAYLIDRDPTYFGPILNFLRHGKLVLDKDMAEEGVLEEAEFYNIGPLIRIIKDRLEEKDYPVTQVPPKHVYRVLQCQEEELTQMVSTMSDGWRFEQLVNIGSSYNYGNEDQTEFLCVVSKELYNSPNGLSCEASHKAKVRYLSALSAPASLSSA, encoded by the exons atgaggatggagggcGGGGAGGAGATGCAGGGTGCCGTGGGGCTACGCTGCACCTGGGACACCCCACCATCCGCTGGCACCCAGGCCAAGTGGGTGAGGCTCAACGTGGGGGGCACCGTCTTCCTCACCACCAGGCAGACCCTGTGCCGGGAGCAGAAATCTTTCCTGTGTCGCTTGTGCCAGGGCGAGGAGCTGCAGTCGGACCGG GATGAGACTGGTGCATACCTAATAGACCGGGACCCCACTTACTTTGGACCCATCCTGAATTTCCTCCGTCATGGGAAGCTGGTGCTGGATAAAGATATGGCTGAAGAGG GGGTCCTGGAAGAAGCCGAGTTCTATAACATTGGTCCTTTAATCCGAATAATCAAGGATCGACTGGAGGAGAAGGACTACCCAGTAACTCAG GTGCCTCCTAAGCATGTCTACCGCGTGCTACAGTGCCAGGAAGAAGAGCTCACTCAGATGGTTTCCACTATGTCGGATGGATGGCGCTTTGAGCAG CTTGTAAACATTGGCTCATCCTATAACTATGGGAATGAGGATCAGACAGAGTTCCTGTGCGTGGTCTCTAAAGAGTTGTACAACTCCCCCAATGGCCTGAGCTGTGAGGCCAGCCACAAAGCCAAG gtACGCTACCTGTCTGCACTctcagctcctgccagcctgAGCTCTGCATGA
- the KCTD17 gene encoding BTB/POZ domain-containing protein KCTD17 isoform X5, with protein MRMEGGEEMQGAVGLRCTWDTPPSAGTQAKWVRLNVGGTVFLTTRQTLCREQKSFLCRLCQGEELQSDRDETGAYLIDRDPTYFGPILNFLRHGKLVLDKDMAEEGVLEEAEFYNIGPLIRIIKDRLEEKDYPVTQVPPKHVYRVLQCQEEELTQMVSTMSDGWRFEQLVNIGSSYNYGNEDQTEFLCVVSKELYNSPNGLSCEASHKAKLLQARGLRM; from the exons atgaggatggagggcGGGGAGGAGATGCAGGGTGCCGTGGGGCTACGCTGCACCTGGGACACCCCACCATCCGCTGGCACCCAGGCCAAGTGGGTGAGGCTCAACGTGGGGGGCACCGTCTTCCTCACCACCAGGCAGACCCTGTGCCGGGAGCAGAAATCTTTCCTGTGTCGCTTGTGCCAGGGCGAGGAGCTGCAGTCGGACCGG GATGAGACTGGTGCATACCTAATAGACCGGGACCCCACTTACTTTGGACCCATCCTGAATTTCCTCCGTCATGGGAAGCTGGTGCTGGATAAAGATATGGCTGAAGAGG GGGTCCTGGAAGAAGCCGAGTTCTATAACATTGGTCCTTTAATCCGAATAATCAAGGATCGACTGGAGGAGAAGGACTACCCAGTAACTCAG GTGCCTCCTAAGCATGTCTACCGCGTGCTACAGTGCCAGGAAGAAGAGCTCACTCAGATGGTTTCCACTATGTCGGATGGATGGCGCTTTGAGCAG CTTGTAAACATTGGCTCATCCTATAACTATGGGAATGAGGATCAGACAGAGTTCCTGTGCGTGGTCTCTAAAGAGTTGTACAACTCCCCCAATGGCCTGAGCTGTGAGGCCAGCCACAAAGCCAAG CTGTTACAAGCCAGAGGTCTGAGGATGTGA
- the KCTD17 gene encoding BTB/POZ domain-containing protein KCTD17 isoform X1, which yields MRMEGGEEMQGAVGLRCTWDTPPSAGTQAKWVRLNVGGTVFLTTRQTLCREQKSFLCRLCQGEELQSDRDETGAYLIDRDPTYFGPILNFLRHGKLVLDKDMAEEGVLEEAEFYNIGPLIRIIKDRLEEKDYPVTQVPPKHVYRVLQCQEEELTQMVSTMSDGWRFEQLVNIGSSYNYGNEDQTEFLCVVSKELYNSPNGLSCEASHKAKKELPWLILQVSPLFLPFVLHAGPQSTEEDLEEEEQEVEEEAEAEAEAEEKGAANP from the exons atgaggatggagggcGGGGAGGAGATGCAGGGTGCCGTGGGGCTACGCTGCACCTGGGACACCCCACCATCCGCTGGCACCCAGGCCAAGTGGGTGAGGCTCAACGTGGGGGGCACCGTCTTCCTCACCACCAGGCAGACCCTGTGCCGGGAGCAGAAATCTTTCCTGTGTCGCTTGTGCCAGGGCGAGGAGCTGCAGTCGGACCGG GATGAGACTGGTGCATACCTAATAGACCGGGACCCCACTTACTTTGGACCCATCCTGAATTTCCTCCGTCATGGGAAGCTGGTGCTGGATAAAGATATGGCTGAAGAGG GGGTCCTGGAAGAAGCCGAGTTCTATAACATTGGTCCTTTAATCCGAATAATCAAGGATCGACTGGAGGAGAAGGACTACCCAGTAACTCAG GTGCCTCCTAAGCATGTCTACCGCGTGCTACAGTGCCAGGAAGAAGAGCTCACTCAGATGGTTTCCACTATGTCGGATGGATGGCGCTTTGAGCAG CTTGTAAACATTGGCTCATCCTATAACTATGGGAATGAGGATCAGACAGAGTTCCTGTGCGTGGTCTCTAAAGAGTTGTACAACTCCCCCAATGGCCTGAGCTGTGAGGCCAGCCACAAAGCCAAG AAAGAACTGCCATGGCTCATCTTGCAAGTATCTCCactctttcttccctttgtcCTGCATGCTGGGCCACAGAGCACAGAGGAGGacctggaggaggaagagcaggaggtggaggaggaggcagaggcagaagcagaagcagaggagaaaggtgcAGCAAATCCTTga